Proteins encoded together in one Bactrocera neohumeralis isolate Rockhampton chromosome 4, APGP_CSIRO_Bneo_wtdbg2-racon-allhic-juicebox.fasta_v2, whole genome shotgun sequence window:
- the LOC126757208 gene encoding putative inorganic phosphate cotransporter: MVLKDTRITAENSDETAAVTDSPKVGVRHLQSMLIFSGFCVAFMQRANLSVAIVAMMDRNSTNPDFPEYEWSEQTKSLLLSSFFWGYVLMQIPGGQLAHRFGGKVMYLYGVGISGFLALFTPLSAQLGNWQFICAIRFLQGFCQGSLYPSTHTLLAQWAPPAERGILATICYSGPQFGTIIILSISGTLAASKFGWPSIFYVSGGCGIIWCLVWLLWSADAPHQSKLITPKERNYIESELAVISKRDNNATSAKLPTPWLSILTSLPFWVLLLCNCAYNWGYWTMMTQIPSYIKNVFDKDIQSNALLSALPYTANLVFGLCFCALGQVLLSRKVLSTNASRKIFNTIGMWTPMTAAIALGFVDADNVDLAVILLTVGVGTDSATFLGYLLNHMDLSPNFAGAMMGITNCAANVMSIFAPLLVGVIVTDTTNPNQWRFIFYIMAGFYFIANLLFITLGSTKLQPWNEPVKRDTDRKHIRFQQLLLTWCISNLICI; the protein is encoded by the exons ATGGTATTGAAGGATACTCGTATTACCGCTGAAAATTCTGACGAGACTGCGGCAGTAACTGACA gtCCGAAAGTGGGCGTGCGACATTTGCAAAGTATGCTGATATTCTCCGGTTTCTGTGTAGCGTTTATGCAGCGAGCCAATCTCTCAGTGGCCATTGTGGCAATGATGGATCGCAATTCCACAAATCCAGATTTTCCG gaGTATGAATGGTCGGAGCAAACAAAGTCACTGCTACTGAGCAGCTTCTTTTGGGGTTACGTCCTCATGCAGATACCAGGCGGTCAGCTGGCGCATCGTTTCGGCGGTAAAGTAATGTATCTCTACGGTGTCGGTATTTCTGGATTTCTCGCCTTGTTTACGCCCTTAAGCGCACAACTGGGTAATTGGCAATTCATTTGCGCTATACGATTTCTGCAAGGCTTCTGTCAAGGTTCCCTATATCCTTCGACGCATACGCTTTTGGCACAATGGGCGCCACCAGCTGAACGCGGTATACTTGCAACAATTTGCTATTCCGGCCCACAATTTGGCACGATCATCATATTGAGTATTAGTGGCACACTAGCTGCTTCAAAGTTTGGTTGGCCGAGCATTTTCTATGTTTCCGGCGGTTGTGGCATTATCTGGTGTTTGGTGTGGCTGCTGTGGAGCGCTGATGCACCGCATCAATCCAAATTAATTACACCCAAGGAGCGAAATTACATCGAATCAGAATTAGCAGTGATTTCTAAGCGTGACAATAATGCCACCTCAGCAAAGTTGCCCACACCTTGGTTAAGCATACTCACATCCTTGCCATTTTGGGTGCTACTCCTTTGCAATTGTGCCTACAATTGGGGCTATTGGACAATGATGACACAAATACCCTCTTACATAAAGAATGTGTTCGACAAAGATATCCAGAGTAATGCCTTGCTCTCCGCCCTGCCATATACCGCTAATCTAGTATTCGGTCTGTGTTTCTGTGCCCTCGGTCAGGTACTGCTGTCAAGGAAAGTGTTGAGCACGAACGCTAGCCGTAAGATCTTCAACACGATCGGCATGTGGACACCGATGACGGCCGCCATTGCACTGGGGTTTGTCGACGCCGATAATGTTGATTTGGCTGTTATCTTACTAACTGTCGGTGTTGGTACCGACTCGGCAACATTTTTAGGTTATCTTTTGAATCACATGGATTTATCACCGAATTTCGCCGGCGCTATGATGGGCATTACAAACTGTGCAGCTAATGTAATGAGCATTTTTGCACCGTTACTTGTTGGCGTCATTGTGACAGATACG ACAAACCCAAATCAGTGgcgttttattttttacattatggCTGGGTTCTATTTTATTGCCAACTTACTGTTTATAACTTTGGGTAGCACTAAATTGCAGCCGTGGAACGAGCCGGTGAAACGAGATACAGATCGTAAGCATATCAGATTTCAGCAGTTGCTGCTGACCTGGTGTATATCTAatctaatttgtatttaa